One window from the genome of Dolosigranulum savutiense encodes:
- a CDS encoding Fur family transcriptional regulator yields MNKLDYAMEKLSDNGFKLTNKRHKMLNILMQEDRYLSAKDVQEKMLEHFRGISPDTIYRNLYTFVDLGLVEVTELEGERIFRFSCDLHDDHHHHHFICTDCGNTKELEDCPMSYFSDQLPNCEIKSHRFEIFGLCENCSHH; encoded by the coding sequence ATGAATAAATTAGACTATGCAATGGAAAAATTATCCGATAATGGTTTTAAACTAACCAATAAGCGCCATAAAATGCTTAATATATTAATGCAAGAAGATCGTTATTTATCAGCCAAAGACGTGCAAGAGAAGATGCTGGAGCACTTTCGTGGTATTAGTCCAGATACAATTTACCGCAATTTATACACATTTGTTGATTTGGGCTTAGTGGAAGTGACGGAGCTGGAAGGAGAACGAATTTTCCGCTTCAGCTGTGATCTGCATGATGATCACCACCACCATCACTTTATTTGTACTGATTGTGGCAATACGAAAGAATTGGAAGATTGCCCTATGAGTTACTTTAGTGATCAGCTACCGAACTGTGAGATTAAATCGCACCGCTTCGAGATTTTTGGCCTATGTGAAAATTGTTCCCATCATTAA
- a CDS encoding rhodanese-like domain-containing protein: protein MDVSQVIWWILLIAGLGWLLYEAVNFFRRRQAAEALENDEFRENIRKAQLIDLRQKDEYKRSHILGARNMPYAELNRRMGELRYDQPIYLYEEGKMLSLRAALKLKKEGYKEIYYLKGGFDNWDGRTNSKPIY from the coding sequence GTGGATGTATCACAAGTTATTTGGTGGATTTTACTCATTGCCGGGCTTGGATGGTTGCTTTATGAAGCGGTGAATTTTTTCCGTCGTCGTCAAGCAGCGGAAGCTTTAGAAAATGATGAATTTCGTGAAAATATCCGAAAAGCTCAGCTGATTGATCTGCGCCAGAAAGATGAATACAAGCGCAGTCATATTCTAGGAGCACGCAATATGCCCTATGCTGAATTGAATCGACGAATGGGGGAATTGCGCTATGATCAACCAATTTATCTCTATGAAGAAGGAAAAATGTTGAGCTTACGAGCAGCTCTTAAGTTAAAAAAAGAAGGATATAAAGAAATTTATTATCTGAAAGGCGGTTTCGATAATTGGGATGGTCGGACGAACTCGAAGCCGATCTATTAA
- a CDS encoding ROK family glucokinase, with protein sequence MDKQLIGIDLGGTTTKFAVVTTNGEVKEQWNIKTDVSEQGSKIVPNIIDSINDYLTSNNLEAADFLGIGMGSPGTVNREAGTVVGAYNLNWTEVQPIREQVESATGIDFYLDNDANVAALGEQWLGAGGGEPNVIFVTLGTGVGGGIIENGRLVHGAMDAAGEIGHITVDPLGFRYECTCGKISCLETVASATGIVRVTQEKLAEDHAASQLDTIDQAKLEAKDVFDAAKAGDEFALEVVDLITEYLALAVGNLACALNPSTIVIGGGVSQAGRIVTDHIEQSMQKYLFPTLRGKTAVRLAELGSSAGVIGASSLVLQEKELV encoded by the coding sequence ATGGACAAGCAATTAATTGGAATTGATTTAGGTGGAACTACGACTAAATTTGCCGTAGTTACGACAAATGGTGAAGTGAAAGAACAGTGGAATATTAAAACAGATGTTAGTGAGCAAGGAAGCAAGATTGTTCCTAATATTATTGATTCGATCAATGATTATTTAACATCAAACAACTTGGAAGCTGCTGACTTCTTAGGGATTGGGATGGGCTCGCCAGGAACCGTTAATCGTGAAGCGGGGACTGTTGTGGGAGCCTACAACTTGAACTGGACTGAAGTGCAACCGATTCGAGAACAAGTCGAATCAGCTACAGGAATTGATTTTTATTTAGATAATGATGCGAATGTGGCAGCATTGGGCGAACAATGGCTAGGAGCAGGTGGTGGCGAACCGAATGTTATCTTTGTTACACTAGGAACAGGTGTCGGTGGCGGTATTATTGAGAATGGGCGACTTGTTCATGGAGCGATGGATGCTGCGGGAGAAATTGGTCATATTACGGTTGATCCGCTTGGTTTTCGCTATGAATGTACGTGTGGAAAAATTAGTTGCTTAGAGACGGTAGCAAGTGCAACGGGAATTGTTCGAGTCACACAGGAGAAATTGGCTGAAGATCATGCAGCGAGTCAGTTGGACACTATTGATCAAGCAAAATTAGAAGCAAAAGATGTCTTCGATGCGGCTAAAGCGGGCGATGAATTTGCACTTGAAGTTGTTGATTTGATTACAGAATACTTAGCACTAGCTGTTGGGAACTTAGCTTGTGCACTTAATCCGTCAACTATTGTAATTGGCGGTGGTGTCTCTCAAGCGGGTCGTATTGTAACTGATCATATTGAGCAAAGTATGCAAAAATACCTTTTCCCAACCTTACGCGGAAAAACAGCCGTTCGCTTAGCGGAACTAGGAAGTAGCGCGGGTGTGATTGGGGCAAGTTCCCTCGTTCTTCAAGAAAAAGAACTTGTCTAG
- a CDS encoding rhomboid family intramembrane serine protease, with product MQRHYSSRQFSQKPIVTYGIIAITLVTFGLQVFFGGSENIESLIIMGAKFNELIIYNNEWWRLITPIFLHIGVPHLLFNMLVVYFLGQQIEFIFGHVRFALLYLFSGLMGNAFSFAFNTSLSAGASTAIFGLFVSTIVLSKLFPHVRELGMLARQYGMLIFLNIVFSFMSGGVDNMGHIGGLVGGYLISYALSVKHTDHNPLHNRFTNIGIYCIILGILIVIGYNQLLYINF from the coding sequence ATGCAACGACATTATTCAAGTAGACAATTCTCGCAAAAACCGATTGTAACGTACGGGATTATTGCCATAACACTTGTGACGTTTGGTTTGCAGGTGTTTTTTGGTGGCAGTGAAAATATTGAATCTCTCATTATTATGGGAGCCAAATTTAATGAACTTATTATTTATAATAATGAGTGGTGGCGCTTGATTACACCAATTTTCTTACATATTGGTGTGCCCCATCTGTTGTTCAATATGTTAGTGGTGTACTTTTTAGGGCAACAGATTGAGTTTATTTTTGGTCATGTACGATTTGCCTTGCTGTATCTATTCAGTGGTCTTATGGGCAATGCGTTTAGTTTTGCTTTTAATACGTCACTGTCAGCAGGTGCTTCGACTGCTATTTTTGGATTGTTTGTATCTACAATTGTATTATCCAAGTTATTTCCTCATGTACGAGAATTAGGTATGTTAGCGCGGCAATATGGGATGCTCATTTTTTTAAATATTGTATTTTCATTCATGTCAGGCGGAGTAGATAATATGGGACATATTGGTGGCTTAGTAGGGGGATATCTTATTTCATACGCTTTATCTGTTAAGCATACTGATCATAATCCCTTACACAATCGCTTCACCAATATCGGAATTTATTGTATTATTTTAGGCATTTTAATTGTTATTGGCTACAACCAATTGTTATATATTAATTTTTAA
- the rpmG gene encoding 50S ribosomal protein L33, whose amino-acid sequence MRVNVTLECTECGDRNYITTKNKRNDEGRLEMKKYCPRLQKVTLHRETKSNKG is encoded by the coding sequence ATGCGCGTAAATGTTACATTAGAATGTACAGAATGCGGCGACCGCAATTACATTACCACTAAAAATAAACGTAACGATGAAGGACGTCTAGAAATGAAAAAATACTGCCCTAGACTTCAAAAAGTTACCCTTCACCGTGAAACCAAAAGCAACAAAGGCTAA